A genomic stretch from Oscarella lobularis chromosome 11, ooOscLobu1.1, whole genome shotgun sequence includes:
- the LOC136193278 gene encoding small subunit processome component 20 homolog isoform X1, producing the protein MAKKTFKFRSFPERVASIKLDIAHRIARPEDIPDDVDSCFTRGLEKWRDLNSTTDFKKFCSKSRPISNDFRQVVHHRIELMDLLRDALQSSSPLALPPLLDLVTQLARDLQADFYARFRDFFETLVQLMLIRDADVLESVFACLSYLFKFLWRYMVKEITDVYRFYCRLFSATQKNHIRRFAAESFSFLTRKCSREDQELLIEKVFDSLNSDETDLSDGIASLFFEIVKGVNNRFHSNTENFLHVLLAGSAKLCDQEKVLACLVKTMERMAEHTRKEHCNDVWNVIHKSVSDVYQSYLESQAETQLRHLNHLLHLHQVWIGWRGGGRIPDDPSRICQILFTVTPVVSSHSPLRTTLLDSLFLLVSQRNDWTSIRDAVNLVNEVFDAPLHLSVIANWSRRLFHLPAFDSHLRPRLVRKLNDNVSGNESTCLFALASYATISETRFLDSSSSSRRLVELVFNGLAFDDGDDRLAWTFCSVAICGVVKESEELIARLRRLLAELLAIRRYDDRFLCLLNATHSALTTLVSFEFEWNFVSDILTSSPESVFGLRIAVRAATTSRVGDIRALYDLLKRNLSSPRQKIRLLTLQLLSAAEKGSSDEIDFSGDAFDVCLEAQSCPSSLECYRNRLAILRRLSHSSLRCDRGREVALRYLVGSLYVNFSLLWGPLIELIASHASGDRTTFWPVFVDELKSASQRVSVERDSLLTTVSQDDHDVRTFFSRFADDDVEASTQDRPDHANYRILLWKSMIEFVDLVESKSKDVVPMFLDFVRGEYFSVDISAAPRQDLTRETIEASSSSSSSSSSSKSTTRKTIFKTLSTKLAVFSKFKNPRGLYKEPEMRKIYTTMLAHRDGSIQRLALDAVLSYKHKHLTPYRDNLTRILNDDTFRDELARFVVDEEASVVADEHREQLMPILIGLLYGRMMKQAGGKSGKQGAMSQRAIVLRFFAGCPGGELAVFIDMMTQPFGDVLNCGVGEVSALIADPTSCVPIKKQQGFLHLCGQLFSIFGDAIVSYVPSLLSILLYVLHNNSQLLSKHRETIRPQFVAALRSTRQLAFTCLSSLFQKYPTFNFLPYRNDILTAAVWPQLAKLKNECIQNPTGLLRLLHTWTSFSIYVHFFDERDSDGVPILEHVFACLSSKDVAPSVVSLVLEIADNLLVQDEKKGVDVVLPHVSTLLKYVGRVVKAASETKPRPALKQELHVLSQLSPLVADSEQSELLVDTLLSLLKDPNRKERVDLLTTVKNLIKNLLDPVRIVRPLSDLFYTIAARNARQVLCETFQSLSAKVTDLVAVADVVCQLNAWEKDRVEDVDFDARLNGFSRASEMVATRDDVSIDVVLPLLNNATFTLLHSEEMVLRDAAADFVSKLVTRTKDDAWEPSLFRTVISDNVVPAIKTGLKASADHVRHEHLGLLASLVRHFPSRPLFREMTALLNDNPDADIFENMRHIQAHRRIRALRDLTGVVRDGRLSPSTLAAFFLPHVNRTVTESKDHNLVNEAVGVIGACAAQFKWSAYCSLLRRQLMMFTKKGENLKLVSKVLVAVLNAFHFDLSSEQGEMTSQQRKIHDKLVDTILPEIQSILTKSSSGGGGHKYGQHDGSEQEEAALRAPVVLAAVKLLQALPKQTLDLQLPGLVIRICQTLKSRSRDVRTVARATLVKIAVSLGPRYLALLVKEMKHLLKKGYQLHVLAYTVHSVLVGLSDVMQSGDMDECLEDVIEISLNNLFGNPAEEREEADAGLKIPEAKATHTYDTFELVARFTSASLLSDVVTPLRQKVTETSNLKIAHCVEEVLRRMGLGLQANSDITPIVMLKFVRDVVGYGSSEMKENTGVASTIERTTPSRPRRPEMYSNQLLDAVPGKSGERKLEGTAQASAHVLVEFALHLLFIGVKKQKFDLADGEQLNLLDSFVPLLVSLLQSKHNKVLTLVIKCLSFMVSRPLSQLDSTIVGKISRHIFTLLRRYARAGAATADRNQELVQACFKTMTVMIRECQQHKVTDQNLEVLLAFIEEDIYDFHRRSTAFPLLKTVLSRRFFVPMLRDVMGKVEELSVRSDSPSVRLSCRQCILQYLLDYELGKKRRNHFDFLIRNLDYEEEAGRESALELLFVLFDKLPQSDLHQEAGYFFVPLASRLINDKSSHCKQLVNGTIKALLNKIEVQKRDELFEIVTTWMENDEELLHRRLGFQTCGLFVETEKRAFERRLGTFLPIVRQVLEEAEDKGKEDDDDDDEEDEELVQRDLSNLDHLVFSVLTTLGKAFKECRLMRNKLFQSDLDVVWDCVENFLDHSHSWIQLASCRLFGLLFSAWKIDEIMSHSGDDLDYIQKDVFNKVSFLTFVFCRQLGSKHLAEDHGDQIVRNLLFLAELMLRTESEAAIAREGPGIRNLEDLIDQMSKVARKEAGHAPNQTSKRTFVLKWVGALAIKLGSETSTRFLASLLKPVVRELSDKTPTKEHEQLKILSQEVCDVLKDLVGREAFSKAIASAQQEITERRISRKREKALDAVANPEKRARQKIKKNLAKQVSRKRKAQLIKHPAKWKKRL; encoded by the exons ATGGCGAAGAAGACATTCAAG TTCAGATCGTTTCCCGAGCGAGTTGCCTCCATAAAACTCGACATAGCACATCGAATCGCACGTCCCGAAGACATTCCAGAC GACGTCGACTCTTGCTTCACTCGAGGCCTGGAAAAGTGGCGAGACCTGAACAGCACGACCGATTTCA AAAAATTCTGCTCCAAATCGAGACCCATATCGAACGACTTTCGCCAAGTCGTTCACCATCGAATAGAGTTGATGGACCTTCTTCGAGACGCTCTCCAATCGTCATCTCCACTTGCACTTCCACCGCTATTAGA TTTGGTCACGCAATTGGCTCGCGATCTTCAAGCGGACTTCTATGCTCGCTTCAGGGATTTTTTTGAGACGCTTGTGCAGTTGATGTTGATACGAGATGCCGACGTCTTAGAG AGCGTCTTCGCCTGTCTTTCGTATTTATTTAAATTTTTGTGGAGGTACATGGTGAAGGAAATTACGGATGTGTACAG attttatTGCAGATTGTTTTCTGCTACGCAGAAGAATCACATTAGACGTTTTGCTGCGGAgagtttctcttttttgacTCGAAAA TGCTCCAGGGAAGATCAGGAATTATTGATTGAAAAAGTGTTTGATTCGCTAAACAGCGACGAAACCGAT CTTTCTGACGGCATCGCCTCGctcttttttgaaatcgtcaaagGAGTCAATAATCGTTTTCATTCCAATACAGAAAAT TTTTTGCATGTTCTTCTTGCCGGTTCTGCGAAATTGTGCGATCAGGAAAAA GTTTTGGCTTGCCTGGTGAAAACAATGGAACGAATGGCGGAACACACTCGAAAGGAACACTGCAACGACGTCTGGAACGTTATCCAC AAATCCGTAAGCGACGTCTATCAATCCTACCTTGAATCGCAAGCGGAAACTCAACTGAGACATTTAAATCACTTACTCCATCTCCATCAAGTTTGGATCGGGTGGAGAGGAGGCGGTCGTATTCCAGACGATCCGTCTCGTATCTGCCAG ATTCTCTTCACTGTGACGCCAGTCGTCTCGAGTCACTCTCCCCTTCGAACGACGCTTCTCGATtccctctttctcctcgtctCGCAACGGAACGACTGgacgtcgattcgcgacGCCGTCAATTTGGTCAACGAAGTGTTTGACGCTCCGCTGCATCTGTCCGTCATTGCGAACTGGTCGCGAAGGCTTTTCCACTTGCCCGCTTTCGACTCTCACCTCCGGCCCCGACTCGTTCGAAAACTGAACGACAACGTGAGcggcaacgaatcgacgtgcCTCTTCGCTCTCGCCTCGTACGCCACGATATCCGAGACGAGATTTCtcgattcttcttcttcttcacgtCGTTTGGTCGAACTGGTGTTCAACGGtctcgcgttcgacgacggggACGATCGACTGGCTTGGACGTTTTGTTCGGTCGCGATTTGCGGCGTTGTGAAGGAGAGCGAGGAATTGATTgctcgacttcgtcgacttctcgcCGAACTTCTCGCAATTCGTCGCTATGACGAccgctttctttgtctcttaAATGCGACGCACTCGGCTCTGACGACGCTCGTGTCGTTCGAATTCGAGTGGAATTTCGTTTCGgatattttgacgtcatcccCCGAATCCGTTTTCGGTCTTCGAATCGCCGtacgcgcggcgacgacgagtcgcgtCGGCGACATTCGAGCTCTGTACGATCTTCTGAAACGAAATCTGAGCAGTCCGCGTCAGAAAATTCGTCTTCTCACTCTCCAGCTGCTCAGTGCGGCGGAAAAGGGATCCAgtgacgaaatcgatttcagcGGCGACGCATTTGACGTCTGCCTCGAGGCTCAGTCCTGTCCTTCATCGCTGGAGTGCTACAGAAACCGATTGGCTATCCTGCGTCGGCTTTCTCACAGTTCCCTACGATGTGACAGAGGCAGAGAG GTTGCTCTGCGGTATCTCGTCGGATCACTCTATGTCAATTTCAGCCTGCTCTGGGGTCCTCTGATTGAGTTGATTGCGTCTCACGCGTCCGGAGATAGGACGACGTTCTGGCCCGTTTTCGTGGACGAACTCAAGTCGGCATCGCAGAGGGTATCCGTCGAACGAGATTCTCTCCTTACCACTGTTAGTCAG gatGATCACGACGTTCgtacttttttctctcgtttcgccgatgatgacgtcgaagcgtcAACGCAAGATCGTCCCGATCACGCAAACTATCGCATACTGCTGTGGAAATCGAtgatcgaattcgtcgatttggtCGAGTCGAAGTCCAAAGACGTCGTGCCCATGTTTCTCGACTTCGTTCGCGGCGAATATTTCTCTGTCGACATATCGGCTGCTCCGCGACAGGATCTCACTCGGGAAACGAtcgaggcgtcgtcgtcgtcgtcgtcgtcgtcgtcgtcgtcgaaatccacgacgagaaagacgattttcaagACGCTCTCTACAAAATTAGCAGTATTctcgaaattcaaaaatccAAGGGGACTGTACAAAGAGCCAGAAATGAGAAAAATTTACACGACT ATGTTGGCTCACCGTGACGGTTCTATTCAACGACTGGctctcgacgccgttctctcCTACAAGCACAAACACCTGACGCCCTACAGAGACAACTTGACGCGGATTTTAAACGACGATACGTTTCGAGACGAACTCGCtcgatttgtcgtcgacgaggaggcgAGCGTCGTTGCCGACGAACACAGGGAACAATTGATGCCCATCTTGATAGG actTCTCTATGGTCGTATGATGAAGCAGGCCGGCGGAAAGTCGGGCAAACAGGGAGCGATGTCGCAGCGAGCGATTgtgcttcgttttttcgccggCTGTCCGGGCGGCGAACTCGCCGTGTTTATCGACATGATGACGCAGCCGTTTGGCGACGTTTTGAATTGCGGCGTCGGAGAAGTCAGTGCTCTGATTGCCGATCCGACGTCGTGCGTGCCAATAAAGAAACAGCAAGG GTTTCTTCATTTGTGTGGTCAAttgttttcgattttcggcgACGCCATCGTGTCTTACGTGCCGTCTCTCCTCTCCATTCTTCTCTACGTTCTTCACAACAATTCCCAGCTCCTGTCGAAGCatcgcgaaacgattcggCCTCagttcgtcgccgcgctTCGCTCGACGCGACAACTCGCCTTCACCTGCCTCTCGTCGCTATTCCAAAAATATCCCACATTCAATTTTCTTCCCTATCGAAACGACATCTTGACGGCCGCCGTCTGGCCCCAGCTCGCCAAACTCAAAAACGAATGCATTCAAAATCCGACCGGTCTACTTCGACTTCTCCACACgtggacgtcgttttcaatttacgtccacttcttcgacgaacgaGATTCTGATGGAGTGCCGATATTGGAGCACGTGTTCGCTTGCCTGTCTTCCAAGGACGTTGCGCCTTCCGTGGTGTCGCTCGTCTTGGAAATAGCCGACAATCTACTCGTtcaagacgagaaaaaaggcgtcgacgtcgtgctgCCTCACGTTTCGACGCTTCTGAAGTACGTGGGACGGGTCGTGAAGGCTGCCAGCGAGACGAAACCTCGACCGGCTCTGAAACAAGAATTACACGTTCTTTCGCA GTTGAGCCCTCTTGTCGCCGATTCTGAACAGTCCgaacttctcgtcgacacgtTGTTGTCCTTGCTTAAAGATCCGAATCGAAAG gAGCGAGTGGATCTATTGACGACGGTTAAAAACTTGATCAAAAATCTTTTGGATCCAGTCAGAATCGTCAG ACCTCTATCTGATTTGTTTTATACTATAGCGGCGAGAAACGCGCGGCAGGTTCTCTGCGAAACATTTCAG AGTCTCTCCGCCAAAGTGACGGATTTGGTCGCCGTTGCCGACGTTGTTTGTCAGCTGAACGCCTGGGAAAAGGATCGCGTCGAAGATGTGGACTTTGACGCTCGACTAAACGGATTTAGTCGCGCATCGGAGATGGTGGCGActcgagacgacgtttctattgacgtcgttttgcctCTGCTAAACAACGCCACGTTCACGCTGCTCCAC TCCGAAGAAATGGTTCTGCGCGACGCGGCGGCCGACTTCGTCAGCAAGCTCGTTACAAGAACCAAAGACG ATGCTTGGGAGCCCTCTCTATTTCGAACCGTTATTTCCGACAACGTCGTGCCGGCGATCAAAACGGGGCTCAAGGCTTCAGCGGAC CATGTGAGGCACGAACACTTGGGCCTTCTCGCTTCCCTCGTTCGACATTTTCCAAGTCGTCCGCTTTTTCGCGAGATGACAGCTTTGCTGAACGATAACCCCGACGCAGATATATTCGAAAATATGAGACACATTCAG GCGCACCGACGCATACGAGCGCTCAGAGACTTGACCGGTGTTGTTCGAGACGGGCGtctctcgccgtcgacgctcgccgcCTTCTTTCTGCCGCACGTCAATCGAACGGTGACCGAGTCCAAAGATCACAATCTCGTCAACGAAGCCGTCGGCGTTATTGGAGCGTGCGCGGCCCAATTCAAATGGTCCGCTTATTGTTCCTTGTTGAGACGTCAGCTAATGATGTTTacgaaaaaaggagaaaatttgAAACTGGTTTCGAA AGTCTTGGTTGCCGTATTGAACGCATTTCATTTTGATCTGTCGAGCGAACAAGGCGAAATGACTTCCCAGCAGCGGAAGATTCACGACAAGTTAGTCGACACAATCTTGCCAGAAATTCAAAGCATCCTGACAAAGAGC AGCTCGGGTGGTGGTGGTCACAAGTACGGGCAACACGACGGCTCTGAGCAAGAAGAGGCAGCGCTGCGAGCTCCTGTTGTATTGGCTGCTGTCAAATTGCTCCAGGCACTTCCAAAGCAAACGCTCGATCTCCAACTACCCGG TCTCGTGATACGGATTTGTCAAACGCTGAAGAGTCGATCGCGGGACGTTCGAACCGTGGCACGTGCTACTCTAGTCAAGATCGCCGTCTCTCTCGGACCAAGATATCTCGCTCTGTTGGTAAAAGAGATGAAGCATTTATTGAAAAAAGGCTATCAG TTGCACGTCTTGGCTTACACTGTCCATTCGGTTCTGGTCGGACTGTCAGACGTCATGCAGTCCGGAGATATGGACGAATGCCTTGAGGATGTCATTGAA ATTTCTCTTAATAACTTATTCGGAAACCCGGCGGAAGAGCGAGAGGAGGCCGATGCCGGTCTGAAGATTCCTGAAGCGAAGGCGACTCACACCTACGACACGTTTGAATTGGTCGCTCGATTCACGTCGGCGTCCCTTCTCAGCGACGTGGTAACACCCCTGCGACAG aaagtgacggaaacgtcgaatCTGAAAATCGCTCATTGCGTTGAAGAGGTGCTGAGACGAATGGGACTCGGACTCCAAGCGAATAGCGACATCACGCCGATCGTCATGTTGAAGttcgttcgcgacgtcgtcggctaCGGGTCAAGCGAAATGAAGGAGAACAC TGGAGTGGCTTCGACAATCGAAAGGACGACTCCGAGTCGTCCGCGTCGGCCGGAAATGTACAGCAATCAGCTGTTAGATGCTGTACCGGGAAAGAGTGGAGAGAGAAAGCTGGAAGGAACGGCCCAAGCGTCTGCTCACGTTCTAGTGGAATTTGCTCTTCAC CTTCTGTTTATTGGAGTCAAAAAGCAGAAGTTCGATCTAGCCGATGGGGAGCAATTAAACCTTTTAGACTCGTTCgttcctcttctcgtctctctACTGCAGTCAAAGCATAACAAA GTGCTAACCCTTGTAATCAAATGCTTGTCTTTCATGGTTTCGCGACCGTTGTCCCAGTTGGATTCCACCATCGTGGGAAAAATCAGCCGGCACATATTCACTCTGTTGCGCCGGTACGCGAGAGCTGGAGCGGCGACAGCGGACAGAAATCAGGAGTTGGTCCAAGCTTGTTTCAAG ACAATGACTGTGATGATTCGCGAATGTCAACAGCACAAAGTGACAGATCAGAACTTGGAAGTCTTGCTCGCTTTCATAGAAGAAGACATTTACGATTTTCATCGTCGCAGCACGGCATTTCCTTTGCTCAAG ACGGTTTTGTCTCGCCGCTTTTTCGTTCCCATGCTGCGCGACGTGATGGGCAAAGTGGAAGAATTGTCTGTGCGCAGCGACTCGCCGTCTGTTCGACTCAGCTGCCGACAG TGCATTTTGCAATACTTACTCGATTATGAACTggggaaaaaacgacgaaatcatTTTGACTTCTTAATTCGAAATCTTGA TTATGAGGAGGAGGCCGGAAGAGAGTCAGCGCTAGAActtctctttgttttgtttgatAAATTGCCACAG AGTGATCTTCATCAGGAAGCCGGCTATTTCTTCGTTCCTCTTGCTTCTCGGCTCATCAACGACAAGTCGTCGCACTGTAAGCAGTTAGTCAATGGCACGATAAAAGCCCTTCTAAACAAG ATAGAAGTGcagaaacgagacgaattgTTTGAAATTGTCACGACGTGGatggaaaacgacgaagag TTGCTTCACCGTCGATTGGGCTTTCAGACATGCGGCCTATTTGTCGAGACGGAAAAGCGAGCGTTTGAAAGAAGACTGGGCACGTTTTTGCCCATAGTACGTCAAGTCCTCGAAGAGGCCGAG GATAAAGGGaaggaggacgacgacgacgacgacgaggaagacgaggaaCTAGTGCAACGCGACCTTTCCAACTTAGATCACTTGGTTTTCTCCGTCCTAACGACGTTAGGAAAAGCGTTTAAGGAGTGTCGACTAATGCGCAACAAATTATTTCAAAGCGATTTAGACGTCGTCTGGG ATTGTGTGGAGAACTTTTTGGATCACTCTCACTCGTGGATTCAATTGGCGAGTTGTCGCCTATTTGGTCTTCTGTTTTCTGCGTGGAAAATTGACGAGATAATGTCGCATTCTGGCGACGATTTAGATTATATacaaaaagacgttttcaaTAAG gtttcttttttgaccTTTGTCTTTTGTCGACAGTTGGGTTCAAAGCATTTGGCTGAAGATCACGGGGATCAG ATTGTGAGGAATTTGCTGTTTCTCGCTGAACTGATGCTCAGGACAGAGAGCGAGGCGGCAATAGCGAGGGAAGGACCAGGAATACGAAACCTGGAAGATCTCATAGATCAGATGTCGAAAGTCGCCCGAAAAGAGGCAGGACATGCGCCGAATCAAACCTCAAAG CGTACTTTTGTCTTGAAATGGGTAGGAGCACTGGCGATAAAGCTGGGCAGTGAAACGTCGACTCGGTTTTTAGCAAGTCTCCTAAAGCCGGTTGTCAGAGAGCTCAGTGATAAGACTCCAACCAAAG AGCACGAGCAGCTGAAGATTCTGTCACAGGAAGTGTGTGATGTCTTGAAGGATTTAGTTGGTAGGGAAGCCTTCTCAAAGGCGATCGCCAGTGCGCAGCAGGAAATAACGGAGCGACGAATAAGCagaaaaagggagaaagccCTCGAC GCGGTTGCTAATCCCGAAAAGCGAgcacgtcaaaaaataaagaaaaacctAGCGAAGCAGGTTAGccgaaagagaaaggcgCAACTCATCAAACACCCAGCCAAATGGAAGAAACGTctttaa